The Sphingomonas sinipercae genome contains a region encoding:
- a CDS encoding iron-sulfur cluster assembly scaffold protein, with protein MNAPLYTVDILRLAATLPEPRALDRVDGSAELRSPTCGSVVRTEVQVDSGRVTALSQHVQACAFGQASASLLAAGAIGKCPVEVAAAVDALAAWLDGTAGTPGDWPGLEALAPARSRKGRHGAILLPFRTLAAALEPAR; from the coding sequence ATGAACGCTCCGCTCTACACCGTCGATATCCTGCGCCTGGCGGCGACGCTGCCCGAGCCGCGCGCACTGGACCGCGTGGACGGGTCGGCCGAACTGCGTTCGCCCACCTGCGGAAGCGTGGTGCGGACCGAGGTGCAGGTGGATTCGGGGCGGGTGACTGCGCTGAGCCAGCATGTGCAGGCATGCGCCTTCGGGCAGGCATCGGCGTCGCTGCTTGCCGCCGGCGCGATCGGCAAGTGCCCGGTCGAGGTCGCCGCGGCGGTGGACGCGCTCGCCGCGTGGCTTGACGGTACCGCCGGCACGCCGGGCGATTGGCCCGGACTCGAAGCACTTGCACCGGCACGGTCGCGCAAGGGCCGGCATGGCGCCATTCTGCTGCCTTTCCGAACGCTTGCGGCGGCGCTGGAGCCGGCGCGGTGA